GCGAAGCATCACCTCCAGCTCCGTCCCGGCACGAACGTGGCGCTGCTGAACATGTTCGCCCGCTGCATCCTTGATGCAGGCTTGGTGAAGACCGAGTTCGTCCGCAAGCGCTGCGAGAATTGGGAAGAGTTCGAAACCGGCCTGCGTGCGCTCGATTTGGACGCGCTGGCAAAGATCACCGGCGTGAGCGTGGACCTCGTCCGCGCCGCCGCCATCGAATACGCCAGCGCGGAGGCCGCGATGAGCTTCCACGGCCTTGGCGTCACCGAGCATGAGCAGGGAGCAAAGACCGTCATGCTCATCTCCAATTTGGCGATGATGACAGGTAACATCGGTCGTCCCGGCGTCGGCGTGAATCCGCTGCGTGGTCAAAACAACGTGCAGGGCGCTGCCGACATGGGCTGCCAGCCGCATCAAGGCGCTGGCTACTTCGAGATGAACGATCTCGAGGTGCAGAAGCGCTACACTGACTTCTATGGCACGCCCACTCCCACCGAACCCGGCTGGAAGATCCCGCAGATGTTTGATGCCGCCATCGAAGGCAAACTGAAAGCCCTCTGGCTCATGGGCGAGGACGTCGTGCAGACCGATCCCGACGTGCATCACGTCCGTCATGCGATGGAAAGCCTCGAATTCCTTGTCGTGCAGGAGATTTTCATGACTGAGACGGCCAAATACGCGAACGTCATTCTTCCCGCGTCCAGCTTCCTCGAAAAGAGCGGCACCTTCACCAACGCCGAGCGCCGCGTGCAGCGCGTGAATGCTGCGGTGAAGCCGCTCGAAGGCACCCGGCCCGACGGCCAGATCATGTGCGAGGTGTTGCAGCGCTTCGGCTTCCCGCAGGCTGATTACACGCCCGATGGCGTGCTCGCCGAGATCGCGCAGATCGTTCCCTTCTTCAAAGGCGCGACCTGGGAGAACCTCAGCATCAACGGCAAGCAATGGCCCGTCAAAGAAGGCGGTGTGGACACGCAGATCATGCACCAGGAGCAGTTCACGCGTGGCAAAGGCCACTTTCACTTCTTCTCCTGGATCGAGTCCACCGAGTTGAAGACCAACGGTGCGGAGTTTCCCTTCATCCTGACCACCGGTCGTATCCTCGAGCACTACAACTGCGGCACCATGACCCGCCGCACCGGCAACAGCGAGATCGTCACGCAGGATCTCCTCTCCATCAATCCTGCCGATGCCCAGCACAAATCCATCCGCACCGGCGACAAAGTCCGCCTCTCCAGCGCCCGTGGCGAGGTCGAACTCGAAGCTCGCGTCACCGACGAAGTGAAGCCCGGCATCCTCTACACCACCTTCCACTTCCCCGATGCCATGGTGAACAACGTCACCGGCCAGGGCTGTGACGGCGACACGATGTGCCCCGAATACAAAGTCATCGCTGCCGATGTGGAACTCGTCAAAGCAGGCAAGCCGAAGAAGAAGCGCAAAGACAGCTTCGAGCCTGCATTGGTGCATTGAGCTACTGTCCGGTCTTGAACGCGAACAACTTCGTCGCCGTGCGCACCAGCAGTGTGTCGCCAGCGATTGCGGGCGTGGCGGCGATGCTTTCTTTGAAGTCGCTTTTCCACACCACGTTGAGCTTGTCGCCAGCGAGGAGCGTCATGGCCTTGCCCGCGAGATTCACGAGGTAGATGTGGCCGTTCGCGGCCACGGGCGAGGCATAAAACGAGCCGCTGAAGCCGACGCGCTCTTGTTGATATTTGGGCGTGCCAGTTTTGGCGTCAAAGCACGAAGCAAGGCCGCCGTCTTTCACGATGAAGAGGTTGCCGCGATACAGCAGCGCGCTGGGTACATAAGGCAGGCCCTTCTTCTTTTCCCAGGCGATGTGCGAGGCTGTGATGTCGCCGCTGCCACCGGGCTTCACGGCGATCATGCGGTTCGTGCCGCTTTTGAGATACGCCACCAGCGCGTCCCATTCCGCCTGCGTGATGAAGCCGTCCTTGTCGGTGTCATTGGGGCGGAAGAAACCTTTGAGGAAGGTTTTCTCGGACTCTTTCTCCGAGATTTTGCCGTCACGATCCGCATCCGCCGCCAGCAGTTGCTTATACTCCGGCATCGGCGCGTCTTCGCCAGCGGGCGACCAGCCAGCGAAGAACAGCAGGCCTTCACCCGCCACTGCTGAGCCGCAGTTCACGGCAGGCAGATCGCACACCAGCCAGCGTTCCGAGCCGCTGGCAAGATCATAGGCCTTCAGCGCCAGCCCACCGGGCGCGATGAGTTCCTTCACGCCCTCATGCTCCCACACCATCGGTGACGAGTAACCCGTCGCCATGCCCGGACGTGCCGTTCTCCATGCGGGAGCACCCGTTTTGGCATCCAGCGCCAGCACAGCGGAGTCCTGCCGCAAATCACGCACGAGAATGACTTTGCCGTCTTCAATGATGGGTGAGGTGCCGCTGCCGAAGTCGTTGTTCGTCTCCGCAACTGGCAGCGAGTGCCGCCACAGCTCATTGCCCTCGAAATCATACGCAATCAGACCGCAGGAGCCGAAATAGACCACCACACGCTCACCATCCGTAGCCGCTGTCGAGGCCGCCGGACTGCCCTGACCGACGAGGAACGCCTCGATCTTCTCCGCACCCGCATCACGCCGCCACAGTTCGCGTCCCGTCGCTAGATCATGGCAAAGCGTCCACAGCTTGCCGCCATCGAACGCGGTGAGAAACACCCGCTCGCCCCACACGCAGGGCGATGAAGGGCCCGCAGGCACCTTGACCTGCCAGCGCACATTCTTCTGTGGTCCGAACTCCACCGGCGGCTTCCCCGTTTCCGACACACCAGAGCCGTTCGGCCCACGAAAGCGCGGCCAGTGGGAGTCAGCGGCATGCAATGAAGTGGCAGCGAAAAGAGCGACAGCGAGGAGCATTTTCATCATGCGCTGGTTATAACGCGAAGTTCTGCGTTTGCGAATGAAGAAAGCTGGTGAAGCCGCACCGTTGGCTGTCACCCAAACCGCACACAATAAACGGGTGGCAGGTCCGCGCTCAGTCGTTGCCAGTGGTCACCGCCATCCTCGCTGATCCACACCGAGCCGGTCGTGCTGCCAAAAGCCAGCGTGCGGCCATCCCCGGTCACATCCAGGCAGTGGCGATACACGAGATGATACGCATGCTGCTGCGGCAGGCCGTTGCGCAACGGTTCAAACGTCTTGCCGCCATCGCGTGTGCGCATCACGCACAAGGCACCATCGCAGGCCACGCGCAGTTCGTCTTTGATGCCTGGCACGAACCACGCGGTCTGCGGATCTCGCGGATGCATCACCACGGCGAAACCAAAGGAAGATGGATTCGCATTGTCGATCTCACGCCATTTCAAGCCGCTGTCCGTGCTGTGAAAGATGCCGTTGTGATGTTGCATCCAGATCGTGTCCGGGTCCGCCGCGCTCCAGGCGATGCGGTGCGCGTCCTGTCCGCCCGGATCGTAAGCCTGCTCCGGCGGGCAGTAGTCCGCGCGAATGCCCTCGCCGATGTTTTTCCAAGTGTCGCCGTTGTCACGGCTCTCCCACACCCCGCCGCAGGACACCGCGAGGAGCAGGCGGCGTTTGTCACGCGGATCGACGAGGATGGTGTGAATGCCCGGCCAGTCCGCGCCGCCGCCCATCCATTTGGCCCGGCCCGGATCATTCCAGAGGCTCTCGACGAGCTGCCACGAGGCTCCGCGATTCGTGGAGTGAAACAATCCGCCCGGCAGTGTGCCGCACCATAGCTCGCCATCGGCACCACCGGTCTCCAGCGCCCAGATTTTTTTCAAGTCCCACGGAATCGGCTGCTGATTCACGAAATTGAGCACCTCCGGCGCATCATCGGGCTTCGGTGGATACGCGGGACATGTGCGTTCTTCCCAAGTGAGGCCGTCATCGGCAGAGGCATGAAATTTGGTGCCGAAGTGTCCGTGCTCCACCGCCGCGTAGAGCATGCCGTCGCGCTTGTCCGGCAGGAGCATGGGCACGGACACGCCGAGGAATGAGAGTCGCGTGATTTCCCAGCCATTGTCGCCGCGCACGGCTTGCAGGAGTCCCTTGCGAGTTCCGAGGTAAAGTTTCGTGCTCATGGTTGGCGCGATTTTACCCGCCCGAGAGCGCTTGCATCACAAAAATCTCCGAATCCGGCCTCACGGTGTCGGATTGCGTCCGCCGGTCGGTGATGGCTGTGCCATCGACAAACACGACGACATGCTGCCGCACCGCGTTCTGATCATCGAGCACATAACGCCGTAATGCGGGGTGCAGGGAGAAGACTGCGTCCAAACACTCGCGCACGGTGCCGCCCATGACATCGCAAGGCGGCGCATTCGTCTGGCGGGAGAGGTTGTCGGTGAATTGAACGACAGGCATGACGTGAAGGCTACGCATCTGGCAAATCCTGTCCCTTCGTTTCTGGAAGAAACGCGAGCACCAGGATGCCGATGATGAACAATCCTGAGAGCATGGTGATCGCCACTGGGAGGTCGAAAACGGCTTTGAGCTTGCCGGAGGTGAAAAGAATCGGCGCGGCAAGGAGGCGGCCGGTGTTGAAGCAAAAACTTGCACCAGTGGCCCGCAGGTGATCGGGAAACAGTTCTGGGAAGTACACCGCGAAGCCAGCGTGGATGCTCAGCGTGACAAATCCCATCACCGGCAGCGCGATGAGCATCTGCCAGTGCGTTTGCGGCAGGAAGCAGACCATGGGGATCACGATGAGCGACAGAATCTGCATCAGATAAAAGGTGCGCTTGCGGCCGATGCGCTCGCAGATCGGGCCAAAGGCCAGCATGCCCAAACCGCCGCCGGTGGCTTGCACGATGCCGTAGGCGAATTTGGCTTCGGTCTCGATGGCGTCCTTCGCCCAGCCGAGTTTGGCGAGCAGATGGCTCATCAAATCCTGTCCGGCCACCGTGACGCCCCAAAACGTGCCGAGACCGACTGCCGCGAGCGTCATGCCGCACAGCGCACGCAATCGCCACATCGGATGACTGAACAGCTCGCGAAAACTGCCCACGCGATCTCCCATGGTCTTCTGCGCCGCTTGCAGCCGCTCGGGCTCTTTGATCGAAGCCCGCACCCACAGCGTGAGCAAAGCCGGGATCACGCCAATGAGATACCCGTAGCGCCAGTTCGCGCCCACCCACATGCCGGTGATGCCGGCCATCCAGGTCGCCAGCACACTGGTCGAATGGAAGATGCCGGAGGCACGCGCCCGCGCCTCTTTGGGAAACACTTCGGCCACCAGCGCGGCCGCCACCGCCCATTCGCCGCCCACACCCATCGCCACGAGAAAACGCAGCGTGCAGACGTGCCACAGATCCGTCGCGAAGTAGGTCAGGCCGGAAAAGATCGAGTAAAACAGGATCGTGACGATCATCGTCGGACTGCGGCCCCAGCGATCCGCCAGCATGCCGAAAATCCATCCCCCGAGCGTTCCGCCGACGAGGAAGAAGCCGAGAACGATGTCCCCCCATTCCTTCACTCCGGCTGAATCCGGCGATTGCTGCAAAATCTCCGCCAGCATCGCCTTCCGCGTGATGTTGAAAATCTGCCCCTCAAACGCATCGAAGACCCACCCCAGAGACGCGACGACAAGCACGAGCCACTGATAGCGCGTGACGGAGGAGTACCATTTGGGTGAAGTTGTCATGAGAAGATGGAGTTCGCAGTGCTCTGTTCGCCGTTCGCAGTTTCAAACAGTGTCGCAGCGCTCTTAACAGGGAACTGCGAACTGCGAACGGATTCAGCCCGGCATCGTCGTGCCCGGTATCGCAACTGGATACCAACCTTCATCATCCGGTTTCACGGGCGGCTCGGTGCTCCAGGTGATGTTGTCAGGAACGAGCACCTCCTGCGAGTTCAGCGCCTGCTCCCAGGGGATCATCTGGCCCGTATAAGTCGCCATGCGGCCCATCACGCCCATCATCGTGCTGTGCGCGGCGTAATCGGCGTCGTTGCGCACTTTTTCCGTGCGGATGTTCTCGAAGAAGGCGTCGTGCTCAAGTTGGTGGGCGTCCTCTTTGATGCGCGTGCGCTTGCCACCGGGCGGCTGGCCGTTGAGGAGGAATTTGCCGCCGTTCGCCAGGTCCGCCGTGCCCTTCGTGCCGTGGAAATGCTCGCTCACATCGCGCGCGCACTTGCCGCCGATCTGGCAGCACTGGCTGAGCAGGCGGAAGCCGTTCTCGTATTCAAACTCGACGGTGTGATGGTCAAAGATCGTGCCATTCTCCTTCGCCCTGCGCACCTGGCGTCCTCCTTGTCCGACGGCTTTGATCGGCATCACGCCCTTCATCACCCAGTTCGCCACGTCGAGGTTGTGGCAATGCTGCTCCAGGATGTGATCGCCGCTCATCCAGGTGAAGAAGTACCAGTTGCGGATCTGGTAGTGCAGCTCGCTCTCCTTCGGCTCACGTGGAAATCCGGGGCGCGAGGTGCCATTCCAATACACACGGCCATGCACGAGATCGCCAATCTCTCCCGCGTGGATGCGCTCGATCATGTCGATGTAGCTCGGCTGGTAACGGCGCTGGAAACCCACGCACACATTCAGCTTCTTCTTTTTCGCTTCCTCGGAGGCCGCCAGCACGCGGCGCACGCCTGCCGCATCCACCGCCACAGGCTTCTCCATGAACACATGCTTCCCCGCCTTGATCGCCTGCTCAAACAGGAACGGGCGCGGTCCCGGTGGCGTCGTGATCAGCACCACATCCGCCAACGCGAAGGCCTTCACATAGTCCTCGAAGTTCGTGAATACCTGATCCGGCGGCACATCGACCTGCCCCTCATGTTTCGTCTTTAAAATATCCAGCGCCGCCTGCGCCTTGCCCTCCAGCGGATCGACGACGGCGACGAGCTTGATCGTCGAACCCGCCGTGAGCGCTTGATTGCAGGCCCCCGTGCCGCGTCCGCCGCAGCCGATGAGGGCGATCTTGATGTCATTGTCCTTCGGCGCCGCAAACGCATGCGTGGCGGCGGTCAGGGCGGTGGTGGTCAGGAAAGTGCGGCGGGTGGGCATGGTGGTGAGATGGCTGATTCATGAACCGATGCGGCACTGGCATTATTTCATTTTTGGCCACGACAGCCGCCGATGTCGCAGGCCATGGCTACGGTCCACGCGGGCATCAGATGCGCGGCGTTCTGGTTGCCAGTTGAGGCTACTGGGTGAGTGCGGCATCGCCAACAGCACCGGCGAGCA
The window above is part of the Prosthecobacter sp. genome. Proteins encoded here:
- a CDS encoding Gfo/Idh/MocA family oxidoreductase translates to MPTRRTFLTTTALTAATHAFAAPKDNDIKIALIGCGGRGTGACNQALTAGSTIKLVAVVDPLEGKAQAALDILKTKHEGQVDVPPDQVFTNFEDYVKAFALADVVLITTPPGPRPFLFEQAIKAGKHVFMEKPVAVDAAGVRRVLAASEEAKKKKLNVCVGFQRRYQPSYIDMIERIHAGEIGDLVHGRVYWNGTSRPGFPREPKESELHYQIRNWYFFTWMSGDHILEQHCHNLDVANWVMKGVMPIKAVGQGGRQVRRAKENGTIFDHHTVEFEYENGFRLLSQCCQIGGKCARDVSEHFHGTKGTADLANGGKFLLNGQPPGGKRTRIKEDAHQLEHDAFFENIRTEKVRNDADYAAHSTMMGVMGRMATYTGQMIPWEQALNSQEVLVPDNITWSTEPPVKPDDEGWYPVAIPGTTMPG
- a CDS encoding MoaD/ThiS family protein, which produces MPVVQFTDNLSRQTNAPPCDVMGGTVRECLDAVFSLHPALRRYVLDDQNAVRQHVVVFVDGTAITDRRTQSDTVRPDSEIFVMQALSGG
- a CDS encoding MFS transporter yields the protein MTTSPKWYSSVTRYQWLVLVVASLGWVFDAFEGQIFNITRKAMLAEILQQSPDSAGVKEWGDIVLGFFLVGGTLGGWIFGMLADRWGRSPTMIVTILFYSIFSGLTYFATDLWHVCTLRFLVAMGVGGEWAVAAALVAEVFPKEARARASGIFHSTSVLATWMAGITGMWVGANWRYGYLIGVIPALLTLWVRASIKEPERLQAAQKTMGDRVGSFRELFSHPMWRLRALCGMTLAAVGLGTFWGVTVAGQDLMSHLLAKLGWAKDAIETEAKFAYGIVQATGGGLGMLAFGPICERIGRKRTFYLMQILSLIVIPMVCFLPQTHWQMLIALPVMGFVTLSIHAGFAVYFPELFPDHLRATGASFCFNTGRLLAAPILFTSGKLKAVFDLPVAITMLSGLFIIGILVLAFLPETKGQDLPDA
- the fdhF gene encoding formate dehydrogenase subunit alpha; amino-acid sequence: MVQDLSTLIAFIDGEPYRFDSGDTLLNFIDRHRGRGHVPTLCDAPQLEPYGACRVCSVEVALQADGPRRVVASCHTPLSAGMHVFTESPKVRRLRKNIVELVLTDHPLDCLTCEVSGNCELQTVAAKVGIRGVRYPAGANHLDRPKDHSHAYMTSELAKCINCSRCVRACDEVQGQFVLSMHGRGFNARIIKGLDSSFEDSECVSCGACAQACPTSAISDKFFSKSIEATKKTRTICTYCGVGCNLDVATKGDAVLSIQAPFDAEVNHAHTCLKGRYAFKFYNHKDRLRKPLIKQADGSFKEATWDEAYDHIVASLTRIRDQHGGNAVAGISSARCTNEENYLMQKFIRHVMGTNNIDCCARVCHSPTAWGMQKSFGTGAATNSYEDIEHTRCIMVIGANPTEGHPVTGARLKQHIMKGTPLIVIDPRKIELVPYAKHHLQLRPGTNVALLNMFARCILDAGLVKTEFVRKRCENWEEFETGLRALDLDALAKITGVSVDLVRAAAIEYASAEAAMSFHGLGVTEHEQGAKTVMLISNLAMMTGNIGRPGVGVNPLRGQNNVQGAADMGCQPHQGAGYFEMNDLEVQKRYTDFYGTPTPTEPGWKIPQMFDAAIEGKLKALWLMGEDVVQTDPDVHHVRHAMESLEFLVVQEIFMTETAKYANVILPASSFLEKSGTFTNAERRVQRVNAAVKPLEGTRPDGQIMCEVLQRFGFPQADYTPDGVLAEIAQIVPFFKGATWENLSINGKQWPVKEGGVDTQIMHQEQFTRGKGHFHFFSWIESTELKTNGAEFPFILTTGRILEHYNCGTMTRRTGNSEIVTQDLLSINPADAQHKSIRTGDKVRLSSARGEVELEARVTDEVKPGILYTTFHFPDAMVNNVTGQGCDGDTMCPEYKVIAADVELVKAGKPKKKRKDSFEPALVH
- a CDS encoding PQQ-binding-like beta-propeller repeat protein: MMKMLLAVALFAATSLHAADSHWPRFRGPNGSGVSETGKPPVEFGPQKNVRWQVKVPAGPSSPCVWGERVFLTAFDGGKLWTLCHDLATGRELWRRDAGAEKIEAFLVGQGSPAASTAATDGERVVVYFGSCGLIAYDFEGNELWRHSLPVAETNNDFGSGTSPIIEDGKVILVRDLRQDSAVLALDAKTGAPAWRTARPGMATGYSSPMVWEHEGVKELIAPGGLALKAYDLASGSERWLVCDLPAVNCGSAVAGEGLLFFAGWSPAGEDAPMPEYKQLLAADADRDGKISEKESEKTFLKGFFRPNDTDKDGFITQAEWDALVAYLKSGTNRMIAVKPGGSGDITASHIAWEKKKGLPYVPSALLYRGNLFIVKDGGLASCFDAKTGTPKYQQERVGFSGSFYASPVAANGHIYLVNLAGKAMTLLAGDKLNVVWKSDFKESIAATPAIAGDTLLVRTATKLFAFKTGQ